The following are from one region of the Vitis riparia cultivar Riparia Gloire de Montpellier isolate 1030 chromosome 14, EGFV_Vit.rip_1.0, whole genome shotgun sequence genome:
- the LOC117930230 gene encoding uncharacterized protein LOC117930230 isoform X4 translates to MAECVTIIGTIAGKIAGCLFDPIKSELSYMLCYRDHMEDLKKEVQELKQENDDLQITVAAAIRRGDEIRPIVKDWLDRAEKNTGEAETFMQDEKKRTKSCFNGRCPNLKSRYDLGKEAKKKAAVIVEIRKKRIFPHGVSFGVLPGNLTSKNYEAFESRASTLDKVMAALRDDKIKRIGVWGLGGVGKTTLVKQVAKLAEDAKLFDKVVMVAVSREQNLENIQAEIADSLGLNIEEKSKSGRANRLIEILKKKKLLIILDDIWAKLDLEAVGIPCGDDHVGCKIVVTSRRIDVLSQDMGTQPNFEIRILSNDEAWQLFQKTAGGIPEFDVQSVARKVAENCGGLPIALVTVATALKNNKSLPCWDDALRQLTSPVKTDIRGMDEKVYKSLEWSYHSVESEDAKLLFLLCGLMGYGDISLDDLFKCSLGLGLFQGINTLDGSTNRLQALVDRLKSSSLLLDIDRKEYVKMHDVVRDVARQLASKDPRYMVIEATQSGIHESKRCVHLSLSHEGTLDLGEILDRPKIEFFRLVNEGRPLKIPDPLFNGMGKLKVLHLFQMEFSSLPLSLQSLANLRTLCLHCCTLGGVAGIGELKKLEVLSFWGSKIKQLPSEIAQLTCLRWLDLSNCYQLQVIPPNILSNLSQLEHLCMKPYSFTQYMDEEINQERNACLAELKHLSRLTTLNIALQDLKLLPKDMVFDKLTRFKIFIGGGWSWYSPCETKRALKLYKAGGTLHLVDGIGKLLKKTEELSLSKSSGTKSVFHESYKEDFLQLKHLDVRSSPEIQYIVDSKYPRVQEHVLFPLLESLLLRDLINLEKVCHGPIPRGSFGNLKTLEVMNCHGLKIFLSLTMATGFLHLQNIEIGECNVMQQIIAYERESEIIEDGHGGTTLQLFPKLRSLKLYKLPELMNFSSTVETTSSTSLARNARSEGNCDNRMSFFSNQVSFANLEKLILHDLPKLREIWHHQHPPESFYNLQILEVYNCPSLLNLIPSHLIQRFNNLKKMDVNNCEVLKHVFDLQGLDENIRILPRLESLQLNSLPKLRRVVCNEDDDKNDSVRCRFSSSTAFHNLKFLSITNCGNQVEDEGHINTPMEDVVLFDGKVSFPPNLEELVLERLPKLKEMDVGILLKLKILKLEKLPRLRLTIASMFKNFHNLQKLHIIDCGMEDREFSNEKVSFPPNLEELVLKSLPKLMEMDVGNLPNLRILWLEELYGCLLSKVSFLPNLKVLVLKSLPKLIEMDVGNLPNLRILNLEKLHGCLLSKVSLSSNLEEVVLKSLPKLKEIDFGILPKLKILKVGKLPQLVLSSSMFKNFHNLKELCINASTNDKVLFNEKASFLEPRASTLNKIMDALRDHNINLIGVWGMAGVGKTTLLKQVAKQAKQQRLFTRQVHIDLSSIPGSEKLRQRIAKALGIPLWEEVESRRADELKQALKEEKILIILDDIWTEVDLEQVGIPSKDDIWTQCKIVLASRDRDLLCKGMGAQICFPVEYLPLKEAWSLFKKTAGDSMEENLELRPIAIQVVEECEGLPIAIVTIAEALKDETVAVWKNALEQLRSCAPTNIRAVDRKVYSCLEWSYTHLKGDDVKSLFLLCGMLGYGDISLDLLLRYGMGLDLFDRIDSLEQARNRLLELVDFLKASGLLLDSHEDRNKFDEERASSWLFMDADNKFVRMHSVVREVTRAIASKDPHPFVVREDVGLEEWSETDESKRCAFISLHCKAVHELPQGLVCPDLQFFQLHNSNPSLNIPNTFFKGMKKLKILDLPKTHFTTLPSSLDSLTNLQTLHLDGCKLEDIALIGKLTKLEVLSLMGSTIQQLPNEMSRLTNLRLLDLNDCKKLEVIPRNILSSLSQLECLYMKSSFTQWATEGESNACLSELNHLSHLTTLEIHIPDAKLLPKDILFENLTRYGISIGPWWRLRTKRALNLEKVNRSLHLGDGMSKLLERSEELKFMDLSSTKYVLHPSDRESFLELKHLEVGRSPEIQYIMDSKNQQLLQHGAFPFPLLESLILVLLKNLEEVWHSPIPIGFFGNLKTLKVYSCPKLKFLLLLSTARGLSQLEEMIIVNCNAMKQIIAYERESEIKEDGHAGTNLQLFPKLRSLELNYLSQLINFSSELETTSSTSLSTNARSEDSFFSHKVSFPKLEELILRNLPKLKDIWHHQLPFESFSNLQILRVYRCPCLLNLVPAHLIHSFQNLKEINVQYCELLEHVIILQEIDGNVEIFSKLETLKLENLPRLRWIEDGNDRMKHIFSLLTLMNIQNLQELHITNCSMEDLRKM, encoded by the exons ATGGCAGAGTGCGTTACCATCATCGGAACCATTGCTGGAAAAATTGCAGGATGCTTGTTTGATCCAATTAAAAGCGAGCTTAGTTATATGCTTTGCTACCGCGACCACATGGAAGATCTCAAGAAGGAGGTTCAGGAGTTGAAGCAGGAGAATGATGACCTTCAGATAACTGTTGCTGCAGCTATTAGAAGAGGGGATGAAATCAGACCTATTGTTAAAGACTGGCTGGATCGGGCAGAAAAGAATACAGGGGAGGCAGAGACATTCATgcaagatgaaaagaaaagaaccaaGAGCTGTTTCAATGGGAGGTGTCCTAATCTCAAGTCACGTTACGATCTAGGCAAAGAAGCGAAAAAGAAGGCGGCGGTTATTGTTGAAATCAGAAAAAAACGCATTTTCCCCCATGGCGTATCATTTGGTGTCCTTCCAGGGAATCTAACCTCTAAAAATTATGAAGCTTTTGAGTCAAGAGCCTCGACTCTGGACAAAGTTATGGCAGCATTAAGAGATGATAAGATCAAGAGGATTGGGGTATGGGGGTTGGGCGGTGTGGGCAAAACCACGCTGGTCAAACAAGTGGCTAAACTAGCTGAAGATGCCAAGTTATTTGACAAGGTGGTGATGGTCGCTGTATCCCGAGAACAAAACTTGGAAAATATTCAAGCCGAGATTGCAGATTCCTTAGGTTTGAATATCGAAGAGAAGAGTAAATCGGGAAGAGCGAATCGGCTAATTGAgatattgaagaaaaagaagctCCTCATAATTCTGGATGATATTTGGGCGAAACTCGACTTGGAGGCTGTAGGAATTCCTTGTGGGGACGATCATGTAGGGTGTAAAATTGTGGTGACTTCTAGAAGAATAGATGTCTTATCTCAAGACATGGGCACTCAACCAAATTTTGAAATCcgaattttatcaaatgatgAAGCGTGGCAGTTATTTCAAAAGACAGCAGGTGGCATTCCGGAATTCGATGTACAATCCGTAGCAAGGAAGGTAGCTGAGAACTGTGGAGGTTTACCGATTGCACTTGTTACCGTTGCAACGGCGCTAAAGAATAATAAGAGTTTGCCTTGTTGGGATGATGCCTTACGACAACTAACAAGTCCTGTTAAGACAGACATTAGAGGAATGGATGAAAAGGTATACAAAAGTCTAGAGTGGAGTTACCATTCCGTGGAGAGTGAAGATGCCAAGTTATTGTTTTTGCTTTGTGGTTTGATGGGTTATGGTGACATTTCACTGGATGACTTGTTCAAGTGCAGCCTGGGCTTGGGTTTGTTTCAAGGTATCAACACATTGGACGGATCGACAAATAGACTTCAAGCATTGGTAGATCGCCTCAAATCCTCCAGTTTGTTATTAGACATCGACAGAAAGGAGTATGTGAAGATGCACGATGTTGTTCGCGACGTTGCCAGACAGCTTGCATCGAAGGATCCTCGGTATATGGTAATAGAAGCCACGCAATCAGGGATACATGAATCCAAAAGGTGCGTTCACCTTTCTTTAAGTCACGAAGGTACCCTTGACCTTGGTGAAATATTGGACCGTcccaaaattgaattttttcgATTGGTCAATGAAGGTCGACCTTTGAAAATTCCGGACCCCCTTTTTAATGGCATGGGCAAACTCAAAGTTTTACACTTGTTTCAAATGGAATTTTCATCACTACCTTTGTCACTTCAATCCCTTGCAAATCTCCGAACATTGTGTCTTCACTGCTGCACGTTGGGAGGCGTTGCTGGAATTGGAGAGCTAAAGAAACTAGAAGTTCTCAGCTTTTGGGGTTCCAAGATCAAACAATTGCCTAGCGAGATAGCACAATTGACCTGTCTAAGGTGGTTGGATCTGAGCAATTGCTATCAACTTCAAGTAATTCCACCAAATATCTTATCAAACCTATCTCAACTGGAGCATCTTTGCATGAAACCTTATAGTTTTACTCAGTACATGGATGAGGAAATTAATCAAGAAAGAAATGCTTGCCTTGCCGAATTGAAACATTTGTCTCGCTTGACAACTTTAAATATAGCATTACAAGATCTGAAGTTGCTGCCGAAAGACATGGTCTTTGATAAGTTGacaagatttaaaatatttataggtgGTGGGTGGAGTTGGTACTCACCATGTGAAACCAAAAGAGCATTGAAGCTCTATAAAGCTGGTGGAACCCTTCATTTGGTGGATGGGATTGGCAAGTTGTTGAAGAAAACTGAAGAGCTCTCCTTAAGCAAATCGAGTGGtactaaaagtgtttttcatgAATCATATAAAGAGGATTTTCTTCAATTGAAGCATCTCGATGTCCGTAGCAGTCCAGAGATTCAATATATTGTGGATTCAAAGTACCCGCGGGTTCAAGAACACGTTCTCTTTCCTTTGTTGGAGTCATTGCTTCTTCGTGATCTGATTAACTTGGAAAAAGTATGCCACGGACCAATTCCAAGAGGGTCTTTTGGTAACTTGAAAACTCTGGAGGTGATGAACTGCCATggattgaaaattttcctaTCTCTTACCATGGCTACAGGCTTTTTGCATCTTCAAAATATAGAAATAGGAGAATGCAATGTCATGCAACAAATAATCGCATATGAAAGGGAGTCAGAAATAATAGAAGATGGCCATGGTGGGACAACCTTGCAACTATTCCCCAAACTACGGTCTTTGAAACTTTATAAACTACCAGAGCTCATGAACTTCAGCTCTACGGTAGAAACTACATCTTCCACGTCTCTAGCAAGGAATGCCAGGTCGGAAGGCAATTGTGATAATCGCATGTCATTTTTCAGTAACCAG GTTTCATTTGCTAATTTGGAGAAGTTGATACTTCATGATCTACCCAAATTGAGGGAGATATGGCATCACCAACATCCACCTGAGTCCTTTTACAATTTGCAAATCCTAGAAGTATACAATTGTCCAAGCCTACTCAATCTTATTCCATCTCATTTGATACAGAGATTCAACAATTTGAAAAAGATGGACGTGAATAACTGTGAAGTCCTAAAACATGTGTTTGATCTTCAAGGACTTGATGAAAATATTAGGATTCTCCCAAGGTTAGAATCCTTACAATTAAATTCACTACCTAAGTTGAGGCGTGTTGTATGCAATGAGGATGATGACAAGAATGATAGCGTGAGGTGTCGTTTCTCTTCTTCCACGGCTTTTCACAACCTTAAATTCCTATCCATCACAAATTGTGGGAACCAAGTTGAAGATGAGGGACATATCAATACTCCTATGGAAGATGTAGTGCTCTTCGATGGAAAG GTTTCATTCCCTCCTAATTTGGAGGAGTTGGTTTTAGAAAGACTTCCCAAGTTGAAGGAGATGGATGTTGGGATCCTcttaaagttaaaaatcctGAAGTTAGAGAAACTACCTAGGCTAAGACTTACGATTGCTTCCATGTTCAAGAATTTTCACAATCTCCAAAAGCTACATATCATTGATTGTGGGATGGAAGACAGGGAGTTCTCCAATGAAAAG GTTTCATTCCCTCCTAATTTGGAGGAGTTGGTTCTAAAAAGCCTTCCCAAGTTGATGGAGATGGATGTTGGGAACCTTCCAAACTTAAGAATCCTATGGTTAGAGGAACTATATGGATGTCTTTTGTCTAAG GTTTCATTCCTTCCTAATTTGAAGGTGTTGGTTCTAAAAAGCCTTCCCAAGTTGATAGAGATGGATGTTGGGAACCTTCCAAATTTAAGAATCCTAAATTTAGAGAAACTACATGGATGTCTTTTGTCTAAG GTTTCACTTTCTTCTAATTTGGAGGAGGTAGTTCTAAAAAGTCTTCCAAAATTGAAGGAGATAGATTTTGGGATCCTCCCAAAGTTAAAAATCCTAAAGGTTGGGAAACTACCTCAATTAGTTTTGTCTTCTTCAATGTTCAAGAATTTTCATAATCTCAAAGAGTTATGTATCAATGCTTCTACTAATGATAAAGTGCTCTTCAATGAAAAG GCTTCATTCCTTGAACCAAGAGCCTCCACTTTGAACAAAATTATGGATGCCTTAAGAGACCACAATATCAACTTGATTGGAGTATGGGGCATGGCCGGTGTGGGCAAAACAACACTGCTGAAACAAGTGGCGAAACAAGCTAAGCAACAGCGATTGTTCACCAGACAAGTTCATATAGATTTATCCTCGATTCCAGGCTCGGAAAAACTTCGACAAAGAATTGCAAAAGCGTTGGGCATCCCACTTTGGGAGGAGGTTGAATCCAGAAGAGCGGATGAACTGAAGCAGGCACTGAAGGAAGAGAAGATCCTTATTATCTTAGATGATATTTGGACGGAAGTTGATTTGGAGCAAGTCGGAATTCCTTCTAAAGATGATATTTGGACGCAATGCAAAATAGTGTTGGCTTCGAGAGATAGAGACCTATTATGCAAAGGCATGGGCGCACAAATTTGTTTTCCAGTGGAATATTTACCACTAAAAGAAGCTTGGAGTTTGTTTAAGAAGACAGCAGGTGATTCCATGGAGGAGAATCTTGAACTGCGACCCATAGCCATTCAAGTAGTTGAAGAATGTGAGGGTCTACCAATTGCAATTGTAACAATTGCCGAGGCATTAAAAGATGAGACCGTGGCTGTATGGAAGAATGCCTTGGAACAACTTAGGAGTTGTGCACCAACAAACATTAGAGCAGTGGATAGGAAGGTTTACTCATGTCTGGAGTGGAGCTACACCCATTTGAAGGGTGATGACGTTAAGTCATTGTTCTTACTTTGTGGGATGCTGGGCTATGGTGATATTTCATTGGATCTCTTGTTACGATATGGTATGGGTCTGGATTTGTTTGATCGCATCGACTCATTGGAGCAAGCAAGAAATAGACTACTTGAATTGGTGGATTTCCTCAAAGCCTCAGGCTTGTTACTTGACAGTCATGAAGATAGAAACAAGTTTGATGAAGAAAGAGCTTCAAGTTGGCTTTTCATGGATGCTGATAACAAGTTTGTGAGGATGCACAGTGTTGTTCGTGAAGTTACCAGAGCAATTGCATCCAAGGATCCTCATCCATTTGTAGTCAGAGAAGATGTTGGATTGGAAGAATGGTCAGAGACTGATGAATCCAAAAGGTGCGCTTTCATCTCTTTGCATTGCAAAGCTGTGCATGAGCTTCCTCAAGGGTTGGTATGTCCGGACCTTCAATTTTTCCAATTGCATAACAGCAATCCTTCATTGAATATCCCGAACACATTTTTCAAAGGGatgaaaaaactcaaaattttagaTTTGCCCAAAACGCATTTTACAACGCTACCTTCATCACTTGATTCCCTTACAAATCTCCAAACATTGCATCTAGATGGGTGCAAGTTGGAAGACATTGCTCTAATTGGAAAATTAACGAAACTAGAAGTTCTTAGCTTGATGGGTTCTACAATCCAACAATTGCCTAATGAAATGTCGCGGTTGACCAATCTAAGGCTGTTGGATTTGAATGATTGTAAGAAGCTTGAAGTAATTCCACGAAATATCTTATCAAGTTTGTCTCAATTAGAATGTTTGTACATGAAATCTAGCTTTACTCAATGGGCAACTGAAGGTGAAAGCAATGCTTGCTTATCCGAGCTAAATCATTTGTCTCATTTGACAACTTTAGAGATACATATACCAGATGCCAAGTTGCTACCAAAAGACATTCTATTTGAGAACTTGACAAGATATGGGATATCTATAGGTCCTTGGTGGAGGTTGAGAACCAAAAGAGCATTGAACCTCGAGAAAGTCAATAGAAGCTTACATTTGGGGGATGGAATGAGCAAGTTGTTGGAGAGAAGTGAAGAACTAAAGTTCATGGACTTAAGTAGTACTAAATATGTTCTTCACCCATCAGATAGGGAGAGTTTCCTTGAACTAAAGCATCTCGAAGTTGGTCGGAGTCCTGAGATTCAATACATCATGGATTCAAAGAATCAACAGTTGTTGCAACATGGTGCCTTCCCTTTTCCTCTATTGGAGTCATTGATTCTTGTGCTTCTGAAAAATTTGGAAGAAGTATGGCATAGCCCAATTCCAATAGGGTTTTTTGGTAacttaaaaactctaaaagtgTATTCATGTCCTAAATTGAAATTTCTCCTTTTGCTCTCCACGGCTAGAGGCCTTTCCCAACTTGAAGAAATGATTATAGTAAATTGCAATGCCATGAAACAAATAATCGCATATGAAAGGGAGTCAGAAATAAAAGAAGATGGACATGCTGGGACCAACTTGCAACTATTCCCTAAATTGCGATCCTTGGAACTCAACTATCTATCACAGCTCATCAACTTCAGTTCCGAGTTAGAAACAACATCTTCCACATCTTTGAGTACAAATGCAAGGTCGGAAGACTCATTTTTCAGTCATAAG GTTTCATTCCCTAAGTTAGAGGAGTTGATACTCAGAAATTTGCCCAAGTTGAAGGATATATGGCATCATCAACTTCCATTTGAATCATTCTCTAATCTACAGATCTTAAGGGTGTACAGATGTCCATGTCTACTCAATCTTGTCCCAGCTCATTTGATACACAGCTTCCAGAATTTAAAAGAGATAAATGTGCAATATTGTGAACTCCTAGAACATGTGATTATTCTTCAAGAAATTGATGGAAATGTTGAGATCTTCTCAAAGTTAGAAACCTTGAAATTGGAGAACTTGCCTAGGCTGAGATGGATCGAAGACGGGAATGATAGGATGAAACATATTTTCTCTCTTCTGACACTCATGAATATTCAAAACCTTCAAGAACTACATATCACTAATTGTAGTATGGAAGACCTACGGAAGATGTAG